A region of the Zhihengliuella halotolerans genome:
CGCGATCGGTAACGGGGCGGAGCCGGCGGCCGCGGCGGCAGCCGTACGCAAGGACATCGCGGAGCTGGCGGCTCGGAGCGGGGCCCGCTGGGACGTCTTGCCCGCCGGCCAGAAGCGGCGTGTGCTGATCATGGTGTCCAAGTTCGACCACTGCCTCAACGACCTGCTCTACCGCGCGCGCATCGGCGAACTGCCGGTCGACATCGCCGCGGTGGTGTCCAACCACCGGGACCACCAGCGGTCCGTAGAGTGGCACGGCATCCCGTTTTACCACGTGCCCGTCACGCCGGAGAACAAGCCTGAAGCAGAGCAGAAGCTGCTGGACCTGACGGACCGGTTCGAGATCGACCTGGTGGTCCTCGCCCGCTACATGCAGGTGCTCTCCGATTCGCTGGCCACCAAGATGGAGGGCCGGATCATCAACATCCACCACTCCTTCCTTCCGTCGTTCAAGGGGGCCAAGCCCTACCACCAGGCGTTCGAACGCGGCGTGAAGACCGTCGGCGCCACGGCGCACTACGTGAACAGCGAGCTGGACGAGGGACCGATCATCGCCCAGCAGGTGCAGCAGGTCGACCATTCCTTCGGGCCTGAGGACCTCGTCGCCGCGGGTCGTGACACCGAGCGCAAGGCCCTGTCCGACGCCGTGCGCTGGCACTGCGAGGGACGTGTGATGTTGCACGAGGGACGGACCGTCATCCTGCGCTAGCTTGTTCGGGCCCGTCCAGTAGCGGACCCGGCGGGTCTAGGCCGAACGATGGTTGGGCGGGGAGGGAACCGAGGCCGGTTCCCTCCCCGCCCTGTATCCGCAACCGAAGGGCAGGCCCGCGCCGCGCATTCGCCGCGGGACCGGGGGCAATCCGCTACCGATGAAAGAGGACGATGATGTTCGAGAAGGTTTTGGTCGCCAATCGTGGCGAGATCGCGATTCGTGGTTTTCGGGCCGCGGTGGAGCTGGGTGCGAAGACGGTCGCGGTGTACCCGTACGAGGATCGCGGCTCGATCCATCGTCAGAAAGCGGATGAGGCCTACCAGATCGGCGAGGAAGGGCACCCTGTGCGGGCCTACCTCGACGTCGAGGAGGTCATCCGCGTCGCGACCGAATCCGGGGCGGACGCGATCTACCCCGGGTACGGATTCATGTCCGAGAACCCTGACCTCGCGCGCGCTGCCCGGGACGCGGGGATCGCTTTCGTCGGCCCGCCGCCGGAGGTTCTGGAACTGGCCGGCAACAAGGTCGAAGCCCTGCGCGCGGCACGGCGCGCGGGGATTCCGGTGCTGGAATCATCCGAACCGAGCGACGACGAGGAGTACTTGTTCGCCGAAGCGGACCGGATCGGCTTCCCGATCTTCGTCAAAGCCGTTGCCGGCGGTGGCGGGCGCGGCATGCGCCGTGTGGACAAGCGCGAAGATCTCGCGGAACTCCTCGGCGCAGCGATGCGCGAGGCCGGTACCGCCTTCGGCGACTCAACGGTTTTCCTGGAGCAGGCCGTACTGCGTCCGCGTCATATCGAGGTGCAGATCCTGGCCGATGGCGAAGGCAACGTGGTTCACCTCTTCGAGCGCGACTGCTCGCTTCAGCGTCGCCACCAGAAGGTCATCGAGATGGCTCCGGCCCCGAATCTGGACGAGGACATCCGTCAGGCCTTGTACGCGGACGCGGTGAAGTTCGCGAAAGCGTTGAATTACCAGAACGCGGGCACGGTCGAGTTCCTCGTTGACACGGTCGGTGAGCGGGCCGGACAGCACGTGTTCATCGAGATGAACCCGCGCATCCAGGTCGAGCACACGGTCACCGAGGAGATCACGGACGTGGATCTGGTCTCGGCCCAGTTGCGGATCGCAGCGGGTGAGTCCCTGGAGGAATTGGGGATCCGCCAGGCGGAACTGTCGATCCGGGGTGCGGCGATGCAATGCCGCATCACGACCGAGGACCCGTCCAACGGATTCCGTCCGGATGTCGGCACCATCAGCGTGTACCGGTCCGCGGGCGGGTCCGGGGTGCGCTTGGACGGAGGAACGATCTATACCGGCGCCGAAGTGTCGCCGCACTTCGACTCGATGCTGGTCAAGCTCACGTGTCGCGGCCGCGGCTACGAGATGGCCGTTCGCCGTACACGGCGCGCGCTGGCCGAGTTCCGGATCCGTGGGGTGGCGACGAACATCCCGTTCCTGATGAACGTGCTGGATGATCCGCAGTTCATCGCCGGGGATGTGGCCACGGACTTCATCGATGCGCGGCCGGACCTGCTGGTCGGCAATCGCAGCCAGGATCGCGGCACGAAGGCGCTGACGTACTTGGCCGACACGACGGTGAACAAGCCGAACGGCGATCGCGTCGACGGGATCGATCCCCGGGTGAAGCTGCCGCGATTCCCGGGGGACAAGTCCGAGCAGCCCGAGCGCAGCCCGTTCGACGGTCCGGCCCCGGGCGTGACCCCGCCGGAAGGCTGGCGCCAGGTCCTGCTTCAGAAGGGGCCGGAGGGCTTCGCCGCCCACCTGCGCTCCACCGACGCCGTCGCGGTCACCGATACGACGTTCCGGGACGCGCACCAGTCGTTGCTGGCGACCCGCGTGCGCACGCGCGATCTGCTCGCCGCCGCACCCGCTATGGCGCACACGCTTCCGGGGTTGTTCTCGATGGAGGTGTGGGGCGGGGCGACCTACGACGTCGCACTGCGCTTCCTCGGCGAGGACCCGTGGAAGCGGCTCGAACTGCTGCGTGCCGAGCTGCCGAATATCCCGCTGCAGATGCTCCTGCGCGGTCGGAACACGGTTGGCTACACGCCGTACCCGGCTGAGGTCACCGATGCATTCGTGGCCGAGGCCGCGGCCACCGGCATCGACATCTTCCGGATCTTCGATGCGCTCAACGACGTGTCCCAGATGGCCCCGGCCATCGCGGCCGTGCGCAAGACCGGTACGGCGGTTGCGGAGGTCGCCCTGTGCTACACGGGCAACCTGCTGGACCCGGCCGAGGACCTCTACACGCTGGACTACTACCTCGAGCTTGCCGGCCGGATCGTGGACGCCGGAGCCCACATCCTGGCGATCAAGGACATGGCCGGTCTGCTGCGCCCCGCAGCTGCAGGCAAGCTCGTGCGCGCGTTGCGTGAGCGGTTCGAGGTGCCGGTGCACCTGCACACCCACGACACTGCCGGCGGCCAGCTGGCGACGATCATGGCGGCCGTCGAGGCGGGGGTGGACGCGGTCGACGTCGCGGTCGCGTCAATGGCCGGGACCACGAGCCAGGTGTCGATGTCGGCGCTGGTGGCCGCTCTGGCCCACACCGATCGCGACACGGGCATCGATCTGGACGCCGCCGCCGGAATGGAGCCCTACTGGGAGGCGGTGCGCACCATGTACGCGCCATTCGAGTCCGGTCTGTCCGGGCCGACCGGCCGAGTCTACCGGCACGAGATCCCCGGCGGTCAGCTCTCGAACCTGCGCCAGCAGGCGATCGCGTTGGGGTTGGGTGAACGCTTCGAGGCCATCGAGGACATGTACACGGCGGCCAACGCAATGCTCGGTCGCCTCGTCAAGGTGACGCCGTCGTCCAAGGTCGTCGGCGACTTGGCACTCCAACTTGTCGGAATGGGGGTCGACCCGGCGGAGTTCGAGGCGAACCCGCGGGCGTTCGACATTCCCGAATCCGTGATTCAGTTCCTCTCGGGCGAGCTCGGGGATCCGCCCGGAGGGTGGCCCGAGCCGTTCCGCTCGAAGGCGCTCGAGGGCCGTACGGTCAAGCCGCGGGTTGAGTCCCTGTCCGACGAGGACCAAGCAGGTTTGGAAGCAGACTCTGCAACCCGCCGGTCGACCTTGAACCGGTTGCTGTTCCCGGGGCCGACGCGTGATTTCGAGGCGAACCGCGCCTCTTACGGCGACGTATCCGTTCTGGGCACGAGGGACTACCTTTACGGCCTGAGGCCCGGGGCCGAGCACGTGATCTCACTCGGCAAGGGGGTGCGCCTGCTCGTGACGCTGCAGGCCATCAGCGAGCCGGATGAGAAGGGCCTGCGGAATGTGATGTGCACGTTGAACGGGCAGATGCGCCAGATCGTGGTGCGGGATCGTTCGGTGGAGTCCACGGTCAAGGTCGCGGAGAAGGCCGACCTGGCTGATTCCGGGCACGTCCCCGCGCCGTTCGCGGGCGCTGTGACCGCCACAGTCGAGGCCGGCGACATCGTCGAAGCCGGTGGGACGGTCGCGACGATCGAGGCGATGAAGATGGAAGCGGCAATCACGACGCCGGTTGCCGGGGCCGTCTCGCGCGTGGCCATCAGCGGCACTGCACAGGTCAACGGTGGGGACCTCCTGCTCGTCATCGACCCGGCCTGATCGCACCCGGACAACGGCGCCCGAAGCATCTCGTGTCGGGCGCCGTTGTCGTGTGAGGCAGGTGTCCGCAGCGAGGAGCTGTCGCCGGGACTCCAGTCGCCCGGCAGCGGTAGGGGACAGCGGCCGCCCTTCGACCTGCGAATCGCCAGGCCGGGCAGACGATAAACGCCGGCGGGGCCCGGACCATGTCCGGGCCCCGCCGGCGTTCGGGGGCTACTCGTCCGTCGGGTCAGGTGGCGGAGCGGTCGCCGTCATCGGCTCCGTTGGGTTCACCGCCCTGGTCCAGGTATTCCTGGGAGGACTCGAACTCGGGGGTGTCGAACGTCTGCCCCGCCAGGGGGTCCCTTTGCTCGTCGACGATCGTGATGGCACCGGTTTCCGGGTCGACGACGGCCACCGCCGGGTCGACGTGGCGGAACGAGATCACTTGCTTCGTCTCGTCTCCGACGTCGGTACGCCCGTTGGCCGAGAACCCGGAGAGGGCGGCGGACGCCCCCGAGATACCGCGGAGAACATTGGATCGGGTCTTGTCGTTCCCGGTTCCTGCCTCGCTGCCCTCGGTCTCACTGGTGGTGATGACTTCCATGTAGCTGGGCATCGAGGCCACGTCGTGGCGGAAGGCCCGGGTCAGCGAAATACACGCCAGCACCAGAATGATCGAGAACGGCGCCGCGGTTGCGATCGAGAGTGTCTGCAACGCGGTCAGGGCCACACTGCCGCCGATCACGAGCAGCACGGCCGCCGCGACACCTTCCAGCGACGCCCAGTAGATGCGGGTCGACTTCGGGGTGTTCGTGCTACCGCCGCTGGCGAGCATGTCGATCACGAGAGACCCCGAGTCCGAAGACGTCACGAAGAAGAGGACGATGACGAGCATCGCGATGACGCTGAGTACGACCGTGAGCGGGAACGCCTCGAAGAACTGGAACAGCGCCGTCGTGCTGCTCACGGCCCCGTCGGTGAGCATGTCGACCGTGCCCTCGCGCTGGAACAGGATCGCGGAATCACCGAAGATCGTGAACCAGATCAGGCTGACCAGCGTCGGAGCCAGCAGCACGCCGACGATGAACTCGCGGATCGTCCGGCCGCGGGAGATGCGGGCGATGAACATGCCGACGAACGGCGCCCAGCTCACCCACCAGCCCCAGTAGAAGATCGTCCAGCCGGCCTCCCAGCCGTCCTCGGAGAACGGGCCGGAGTGCAGCATGGTTTCGGGCAGGATGCTCAGGTAGTTGCCCAGGTTCTCGGGGAACGCCTTGAGCAGGATGATCGTCGGACCCATGACGAACACGGCGAAGGCGAGCAGCGCCGCGACACTCATGTTGAAGTTCGAGAGCCACTTCAGGCCCTTGTGCACACCCGAGACCACCGACCAGACCGCAATCAGGGTGATCGCGGCGATGATCGTGATGATCAGCCAGTTCGAGGACTCGGCCCAGCCGAGGAACTCGAGGCCGCCGATGATCTGGCTGACGCCGAATCCGAACGAGGTCGCTACGCCGAAGAGGGTGCCGACGATCGCGACCGTGTCGATCGCGTGCCCGATCCAGCCCTCGACACGCTCGCGTCCCAGCAGCGGTTCGAGCAGCCAGCGCACCGCCAGCGGGCGGCCGCGGCGGAAGGTCATGTACGCCAAGCCCAGGCCCACAATCGCGTAGATCCCCCACGGGTGCAGGCCCCAGTGCAGCATCACGACGCCCATCGACGTGTTCACCGCGTCCGTCGTCTCCGACTCGACGCCGTAGGGGGTGGTGATGTAGTGGCTGAGCGGTTCGGCGACGCTGAAGAAGACCAGGCCGATGCCCATGCCGGCGCTGAAGAGCATGAAGAACCAGGAGGCGATCCCGAACTCGGGCTGTTCGTCGTCGCGGCCGAGCCGGATGCGGCCGATCTTCGAGACCGCGAAGTAGATCGCGAAGGCCAGGAAGATGTTCACCGCGATCACGTACCACCAGCCGACGCCGTCGGAGATCGCAGCGTTGAGCTCCCCGGTGGCCTCCTCCAGTGTGTCGCCAGCGACCCGGCTGAAGATCACCGTCGCGATGAGCAGCGCGAAGATCACGATCGATGCGGGGATGAAGACGGGTTTCAAAATCTTCGATCTGGAGGCGGAGCCCGCCTTATGTTCCGTGGGTGAAGCTGACATAGAGATGCCTCTTTCGCAATAAAATGAAGGCTTTCCTGGGATGTACGACAATCATCTCCGAATGACATTTCGCCGTGGTTTCAGAAGGCGGCGCATATCATTTCGTTCGCAAAGGTGCTGGACGCCTGGCGACTGGTTGAACTCGTCATGCACGAGGAGTACTGCGGCTAGACACCTAGGTTTGGTGCTTCAGTGGGGGAGGCATCGGAGGATTGTTCGCGGATGCTCAGCGTTGATAATCAGACCGCGATGTGGTGCCGAGCTTATGTGCGCGGATCGGTCAGTTTTTGGGAACCGACAAGTTGTAAGTCGAGAAATGACTCGAAGCGGGAGGAATTGTTGACTCGTCTTTTTCACGTCCGAAAACTGGTGCGGCCGCGAATCATTGTGACGGCGGACGGGTGTCTCGTCCCGTCCGCCGTCAGCATCTCGAGCTATCCGCGCAGACGGGTCATCTGCGGGTCGTACAGCGGGTCGTCCACCACGGTGGCTGCGATGCGGCGACCGAGGTACTCGATCTCGACCGAGTCACCGGTTTCCACGCTGTTCGGCAGCCACGCGTAGGCGATCGGCTGGCGCACCGTGTAACCGTAGGCCGCGCTGGTGACGTAGCCGCTGGCCACGCCGTCGATGAATACCGGCTCTTTGCCGAGAACCATCGAGACCCCGTCGTCGACGGTCAGGCAGCGCAAGCGCTTGGTGGCCGCCGCCGCGCGCTCCGCCAGCGCGCTCTTGCCGACGAAGTCGTCGGTCTTCGACGCCTTGACCGCGAATCCGAGGCCGGCCTGGTTCGGCTCATGCTCGCTGGTCATGTCGGTCCCGAAGGAGCGGAAGCCCTTCTCCAAGCGCATCGACTGGAAGGCCTCGCGGCCGCCGGCGATGACGCCGAACTCCTGACCGGCTTCCCAGATCACGTCCCAGAGCTTGTGTGCCACGTCGGCCGAGGCGTACAACTCCCAGCCGAACTCGCCCACGTACGACAGGCGCATCGCGGTCACCGGGATGCCGCCGAGTGAGACCTGCTTGGCGTTGAAGTACTTCAGGCCCTCCTTGCTCAGGTCATCGCGGGTGATCTTGTTGATCAAGTCCAGGGCGTACGGGCCCCACAGGCCGATGCAGCAGGTGCCGGCGGTGATGTCCCGCACGGCTGCCCACTTCGCCGGGTCTGCGGCGGTCTGCTTGCGCGCTTCGCGGGAGAGGTAGGCCAGGTCCACGTTCGAGTTCACGCCGGCCTGGTACAGCTCCTCGGACAGGCGAGCCACGGTGATGTCACTGGTGATGCCGCCGGCTGCATCCAGCAGCAGGGTGTAGCTCACCGCACCCGGCTTGCGCAGCATGCTCGAGGTGGTCAGGCCATGGAGCAGTTGACCGGCGCCGGGGCCGGTGATCTCCAGGCGCTTGAGCGGGGTCATATCGAACATGGCCACCGCGGTGCGGGTCTTCCAGGCCTCGACCGCGGCGATCGGCGAGTGGAATTTGTTCGACCATTCGTCGCGCTCGGGGGCTGCCCATTCGGCGGGCAGCTCGTCGAGCAGTGCGGCGTTGGCCTCGAACCAGTGCGGACGCTCCCATCCGGTGCCTTCGAGGTAGAAGGCGCCCAGCGCCTTCTGCTGCTCGTGGAACGGGCTGAGGCGGACATCGCGCGGGCTGGTGCGCGGCTCCAGCGGGTGGCGCACGTCGTAGATCTCGACGAAGTTCTGCTTCGAGGTCTCTTCGACGTACTCGGCGGTCGTCTGCATGTCCTCGAAGCGGTTCAGGTCGCAGTCGGACAGGTCGGTCTTCGAGGTCCCGGTGGCGATGAGCTCGGCGACGGCCTTGGCGATACCCGGTGCGTGGGTGACCCACACGGCTTCGGCCACGAAGAATCCATCGACCTCGCGGGACTGGCCTACCAGCGAGCCGCCGTCGGGAGTGAAGGAGAAGATGCCGTTGAAGCCGCGCTGAATCTCGGTGTTGCGCAGATCCGGCAGGATCTCCTGGGTGTCCTCCCACTGCTGGGCGAAGTCCTCCAGGGTGAAGGGCAGCGAGGAGGGCATCTTCTCGCTCGTGATGTCCTCGGGCTTGTAGGCCGGAAGGGTGTCCAGGTCCACTGGCATCGGGCGGTGGGCGTAGGAGCCGATGCCGATGCGGTCGCCCCACTCGCGGTAGTACAGGTCCTTGTCCTGGTAGCGCAGGATCGGGCGCGAGGCGCCGTTCGGCAGCTCGTTGACTCCGGCCAGGCTCGGTGCCGGGGTGCTCCAGGCGAACTGGTGCGCCAGCGGCAGCAGCGGAACCGCGGTGCCCACCATCTTGCCGATGGCCGGACCCCAGAAACCGGCGCAGGAGACGACGATGTCGGCTTCGAAACGCTCTTCGCCCGCGATGACCGCGGTGACCTTGCCGCCGGACTGCTCGATATCAGTGACGATCGTGCGGTCGCGGAACTCGACGCCGGCGGCCTTGGCACGCTCCATGACCAGCTGGGTGCCCTTGGCGGCCAGAGCGAGGCCGTCACCCGGGGTGAACAGCCCGCCAAGCACCTTTTCAGGGTTGAGCATCGGGAACTTCTTCAGGCACTCGGCCGCATCGATGACCTCAGCCTCGACGCCGTAGGAGCGGTTCCATCCGGCGCGGCGGTGCAGGTCCTGCAGGCGCTCTTCGTTGGTCGCGATCTCCAGACCGCCGACCGGCAGGAAGGACCCGCGCCCGTCCTCGCCGACCAGGCCGGTCAGCTTCTCGATGGTGTACTGGGCGAACTCGGTCATCGACTTCGACCCATTCGAGGAGAAGACGAGGCCCGGAGCGTGCGACGTCGAACCTCCGGGGATGCCCAGCGGCCCCTGCTCGAGGACGAGGGTGTTGGTGTGGCCGAGCTGGACGAGTTCGTCCGCGAGGTTCGCGCCGACGATGCCTGCGCCGATGATGACGATCCTCGGTGTGGTGTGAGACACGGGGGACTCCCTAAATTCTTGGTATGTGGTGGTGGTGCGTAGCCGGTTGCCCGGTGACGGGCAACCGGTGGGGTCAGGCGTCGAGTACGAGGTCGGTCTGCGCGGTGGAGCAGCACGGCAGGAACTTGCCGGCCTCGATCTCGCGCGCACGGATACCGCCCTGATGGTGCATGTCGACATCACCCGAGAGTTTGACGATCTTGCAGGAACCGCACATGCCCTCCTGGCAGTTGGCCCCGATCCTGATGCCCGCCTGCTTGGCGGCGGCCAGAATCTCCTCGCCCGGGTCGATCCTGACGTTCAGGCCGCTGCGGAGGAAGGACATGTTCAGGCTTCCTTGGCCGACGGTCTCGAACGACGACGGTTCTGCGGGGGTCTCTGCGGAGGCGGTCGGTTCGGCCGCCAGGACGTCCCCGGTCTCGTAGTGCTCCGCGGTGCCGTCGTCGGCTTTGGCTTCGGTTCCGGCGGCGATCTGGTACAGGTCCAAGGCGGCCGTCACCGGTTCCGGTTCGTGCGCCTCGTCCTGAGCCGCAGCGATCTCCTCGGCGATCTCGCCGGCGAAGGCGACCTCGTCGCGGTACTCGAGTCGCGTGGCCCGGCTGCCGGAGAAGGACTCCATGTGGATGGACGTGTCGTCGACGCCCACCTTGCTCAGGAAATCCGTCGCGACGTCCAGATACCCTTCGGGCCCGCAGGCGTACACCTGGCGGCCGTTGGCGTCGGGAACGACCTCGTCGATCATCTGAGCGGTCAGTCGGCCGACCATGCCCTGCCATGTCCCGGTCACACTGCGATCTCCGAGGGAGTAGTACACCTTGATCCGGGAGTCGACGGACGCGAGGTGCTCCAGCTCCCGCGAGAAGGCGAACGCGCCTGGTTCGGCGCCGTGGTAGAGCATGACGACGTCGGCGCGGCCGGGCAGCGAGTGAATCGTCCGGATCATCGACATCAAGGGCGTGACGCCTGCGCCGGCGGCGAGAAACAGGTACCGGGCCCGCCGGTCCATGTCGGGCAGGTGGAACGCGCCGACGGGGCCGAGCATGTCGAGGACCATGCCGGGGCGGACGTTTTCATGGACCCACTGGGAGACGCGGCCGCCCTCCTCGCGCTTGACGGTGATCGCGAAGGTCCAGGGCTGTGTCGGCGCACTGGAGATCGAATAGCTGCGGTTCACCGGTTCCGCGTCGGGACCGTCCACGGGGAAGGCGATGTTGAGGTACTGGCCCGACCGGAAGGCCAGCGGTGCGCCGTCGATCCTGCGCAGGACGATGGTGAGCATGTCGCCGGCCTCGGGCACCGTCTCGACGCATTCCGCGAGGAATTCCTGCGGGTACCACGGCCACAGCGCCCGCGCCGCCCCCGCGGGTTCGGGAGTGCTCTGGAACACTCGGTTCCACGGCATCTCCAGCCCGCGAATGCGCTGGACGTCGGGAATCGCGGTGAGGGTGGTGCTGACTGTCATCCGAGGTGCTCCTGCATGCGCTGCGTGTACCAGTTGATGAACGCCTCGACCTGGTACTCGCTCTTCATGTACGGACCGGGCTCGTAGGCGGGGCTGGCCGCGCCCTGCTGGCACATCTCGACGAAGTTCTTGTCCTGGACGTTGGTCTGCTTCCAGGTGTAGGTCAGCGACTCGAGGTCGTAGTCGACTCCCTCGACGGCGTCGTCGGCCACGAGCCACGTGGTGCGCACGAGCGTCTGGTGCTCGTTGATCGGGAACGCGGCGAACGTGATGACATGGTCGGAGAGCAGGTGGAACCAGCAGTTCGGCTGCAGGTGCATCGAGCACCGACCGAGCCGGAAGTCGCGCAGGTCGCCGAGCAGCTTCTTGGAGAGGCGGCGGCCCGTGGCGGAGAAGGACTCACCCGCGCCGTCCAGCGGTTCCCGGGAGATGCGGATTCCGGCGATGCGGGTGTCGAGCTCCTCGACGACCTCATAGGGGAGGCCGTAGCGGTTGCAGCGTTCCTGCAGCGCGGTCTCGGCGGTGACGTTGCGCTGCCACGCGTCCTCGAGGTGCGGGGGGACGAGTTCCTCGGTGAGGCCCCAGGTCGGGAACAGCGAACAGGCGAGCTCGGGGTGGCCGTCGCAGTGGTAGCACTCGCGGTTGTTCTCCATGACGAGCTTCCAGTTGCCCTCTTCGATGAGCTCCTGCTGGAAGGCCACCTTCGCGTTCGCGATCTCGTGCGGGGCCACGTAGGGCTCGAAGATCTTGGAGACCTCGTCGAAGTCTGCGGGCGGCTCGGCGGCCAGGCAGACGAAGACGAGACCGGCGACGACGCGGCTGTGCGCCCGCTTCAGGGAGAAGCACGCCTTGTCGAAGTTGATCTCGCCGGGCGACGACGCGTGGATCAGCGAACCCTCCGCGTCGTACGTCCAGGAGTGGTAACCGCACACGAGGTTGCCCGTGGTGCCGGCGGGCTCGGTGAGGACCCTCGCGCCGCGGTGGCGACACACGTTGTGCAGCGCGTTCACGCCTTCGTCCGTGCGGAGGATGATCAGGGAGTAGGGGCCGTAGTCGATGGTGACGTAGTCCCC
Encoded here:
- a CDS encoding BCCT family transporter codes for the protein MKPVFIPASIVIFALLIATVIFSRVAGDTLEEATGELNAAISDGVGWWYVIAVNIFLAFAIYFAVSKIGRIRLGRDDEQPEFGIASWFFMLFSAGMGIGLVFFSVAEPLSHYITTPYGVESETTDAVNTSMGVVMLHWGLHPWGIYAIVGLGLAYMTFRRGRPLAVRWLLEPLLGRERVEGWIGHAIDTVAIVGTLFGVATSFGFGVSQIIGGLEFLGWAESSNWLIITIIAAITLIAVWSVVSGVHKGLKWLSNFNMSVAALLAFAVFVMGPTIILLKAFPENLGNYLSILPETMLHSGPFSEDGWEAGWTIFYWGWWVSWAPFVGMFIARISRGRTIREFIVGVLLAPTLVSLIWFTIFGDSAILFQREGTVDMLTDGAVSSTTALFQFFEAFPLTVVLSVIAMLVIVLFFVTSSDSGSLVIDMLASGGSTNTPKSTRIYWASLEGVAAAVLLVIGGSVALTALQTLSIATAAPFSIILVLACISLTRAFRHDVASMPSYMEVITTSETEGSEAGTGNDKTRSNVLRGISGASAALSGFSANGRTDVGDETKQVISFRHVDPAVAVVDPETGAITIVDEQRDPLAGQTFDTPEFESSQEYLDQGGEPNGADDGDRSAT
- a CDS encoding GcvT family protein; this encodes MSHTTPRIVIIGAGIVGANLADELVQLGHTNTLVLEQGPLGIPGGSTSHAPGLVFSSNGSKSMTEFAQYTIEKLTGLVGEDGRGSFLPVGGLEIATNEERLQDLHRRAGWNRSYGVEAEVIDAAECLKKFPMLNPEKVLGGLFTPGDGLALAAKGTQLVMERAKAAGVEFRDRTIVTDIEQSGGKVTAVIAGEERFEADIVVSCAGFWGPAIGKMVGTAVPLLPLAHQFAWSTPAPSLAGVNELPNGASRPILRYQDKDLYYREWGDRIGIGSYAHRPMPVDLDTLPAYKPEDITSEKMPSSLPFTLEDFAQQWEDTQEILPDLRNTEIQRGFNGIFSFTPDGGSLVGQSREVDGFFVAEAVWVTHAPGIAKAVAELIATGTSKTDLSDCDLNRFEDMQTTAEYVEETSKQNFVEIYDVRHPLEPRTSPRDVRLSPFHEQQKALGAFYLEGTGWERPHWFEANAALLDELPAEWAAPERDEWSNKFHSPIAAVEAWKTRTAVAMFDMTPLKRLEITGPGAGQLLHGLTTSSMLRKPGAVSYTLLLDAAGGITSDITVARLSEELYQAGVNSNVDLAYLSREARKQTAADPAKWAAVRDITAGTCCIGLWGPYALDLINKITRDDLSKEGLKYFNAKQVSLGGIPVTAMRLSYVGEFGWELYASADVAHKLWDVIWEAGQEFGVIAGGREAFQSMRLEKGFRSFGTDMTSEHEPNQAGLGFAVKASKTDDFVGKSALAERAAAATKRLRCLTVDDGVSMVLGKEPVFIDGVASGYVTSAAYGYTVRQPIAYAWLPNSVETGDSVEIEYLGRRIAATVVDDPLYDPQMTRLRG
- a CDS encoding pyruvate carboxylase — encoded protein: MFEKVLVANRGEIAIRGFRAAVELGAKTVAVYPYEDRGSIHRQKADEAYQIGEEGHPVRAYLDVEEVIRVATESGADAIYPGYGFMSENPDLARAARDAGIAFVGPPPEVLELAGNKVEALRAARRAGIPVLESSEPSDDEEYLFAEADRIGFPIFVKAVAGGGGRGMRRVDKREDLAELLGAAMREAGTAFGDSTVFLEQAVLRPRHIEVQILADGEGNVVHLFERDCSLQRRHQKVIEMAPAPNLDEDIRQALYADAVKFAKALNYQNAGTVEFLVDTVGERAGQHVFIEMNPRIQVEHTVTEEITDVDLVSAQLRIAAGESLEELGIRQAELSIRGAAMQCRITTEDPSNGFRPDVGTISVYRSAGGSGVRLDGGTIYTGAEVSPHFDSMLVKLTCRGRGYEMAVRRTRRALAEFRIRGVATNIPFLMNVLDDPQFIAGDVATDFIDARPDLLVGNRSQDRGTKALTYLADTTVNKPNGDRVDGIDPRVKLPRFPGDKSEQPERSPFDGPAPGVTPPEGWRQVLLQKGPEGFAAHLRSTDAVAVTDTTFRDAHQSLLATRVRTRDLLAAAPAMAHTLPGLFSMEVWGGATYDVALRFLGEDPWKRLELLRAELPNIPLQMLLRGRNTVGYTPYPAEVTDAFVAEAAATGIDIFRIFDALNDVSQMAPAIAAVRKTGTAVAEVALCYTGNLLDPAEDLYTLDYYLELAGRIVDAGAHILAIKDMAGLLRPAAAGKLVRALRERFEVPVHLHTHDTAGGQLATIMAAVEAGVDAVDVAVASMAGTTSQVSMSALVAALAHTDRDTGIDLDAAAGMEPYWEAVRTMYAPFESGLSGPTGRVYRHEIPGGQLSNLRQQAIALGLGERFEAIEDMYTAANAMLGRLVKVTPSSKVVGDLALQLVGMGVDPAEFEANPRAFDIPESVIQFLSGELGDPPGGWPEPFRSKALEGRTVKPRVESLSDEDQAGLEADSATRRSTLNRLLFPGPTRDFEANRASYGDVSVLGTRDYLYGLRPGAEHVISLGKGVRLLVTLQAISEPDEKGLRNVMCTLNGQMRQIVVRDRSVESTVKVAEKADLADSGHVPAPFAGAVTATVEAGDIVEAGGTVATIEAMKMEAAITTPVAGAVSRVAISGTAQVNGGDLLLVIDPA
- the purU gene encoding formyltetrahydrofolate deformylase, which translates into the protein MTEKNNELVLTFDCPEEPGIVNALTGVLLKHDGDIVELKTFDDPRAQHFFARVHFAIGNGAEPAAAAAAVRKDIAELAARSGARWDVLPAGQKRRVLIMVSKFDHCLNDLLYRARIGELPVDIAAVVSNHRDHQRSVEWHGIPFYHVPVTPENKPEAEQKLLDLTDRFEIDLVVLARYMQVLSDSLATKMEGRIINIHHSFLPSFKGAKPYHQAFERGVKTVGATAHYVNSELDEGPIIAQQVQQVDHSFGPEDLVAAGRDTERKALSDAVRWHCEGRVMLHEGRTVILR
- a CDS encoding flavin reductase family protein — protein: MTVSTTLTAIPDVQRIRGLEMPWNRVFQSTPEPAGAARALWPWYPQEFLAECVETVPEAGDMLTIVLRRIDGAPLAFRSGQYLNIAFPVDGPDAEPVNRSYSISSAPTQPWTFAITVKREEGGRVSQWVHENVRPGMVLDMLGPVGAFHLPDMDRRARYLFLAAGAGVTPLMSMIRTIHSLPGRADVVMLYHGAEPGAFAFSRELEHLASVDSRIKVYYSLGDRSVTGTWQGMVGRLTAQMIDEVVPDANGRQVYACGPEGYLDVATDFLSKVGVDDTSIHMESFSGSRATRLEYRDEVAFAGEIAEEIAAAQDEAHEPEPVTAALDLYQIAAGTEAKADDGTAEHYETGDVLAAEPTASAETPAEPSSFETVGQGSLNMSFLRSGLNVRIDPGEEILAAAKQAGIRIGANCQEGMCGSCKIVKLSGDVDMHHQGGIRAREIEAGKFLPCCSTAQTDLVLDA